Proteins encoded within one genomic window of Lactococcus garvieae:
- the mnmG gene encoding tRNA uridine-5-carboxymethylaminomethyl(34) synthesis enzyme MnmG, protein MEFQEKYDVIVIGAGHAGVEAALASARMGTKTLLLTINLDMVAFMPCNPSIGGSAKGIVVREIDALGGEMGRNIDKTYIQMKMLNTGKGPAVRALRAQADKALYSQEMKHTIENQENLTLRQAMVEEILVEAEKVTGVKVTTGAKYAAEAVIVTTGTALRGEIIIGELKYSSGPNNSLASVSLADNLRNLGFEIGRFKTGTPPRVLSSSINYDATEIQPGDEKPNHFSFLSKDEDYLKDQIPCWLTYTSKTSHEIIQENLHRAPMFSGIVKGVGPRYCPSIEDKVVRFADKPRHQLFLEPEGRNTEEVYIQGLSTSLPEDVQFDLVRSIPGLEEAKMMRTGYAIEYDVVLPHQLRPTLETKLISGLFTAGQTNGTSGYEEAAGQGLVAGMNASLKVQGKEELILKRSDAYIGVMIDDLVTKGTLEPYRLLTSRAEYRLILRHDNADTRLTNIGREIGLVDDERWNAYQEKMSSYQAEITRLNKEKLKPLAETQEKLGMMGFGPIKDALTGVEFLKRPEVKYADVINFVGAAPVEIDRTVIELIETEVTYEGYIKKAKEQVEKMHRLEAKRIPKNMNWDALDSIATEARQKFKKINPETLGQASRISGVNPADISILMVYLEGKR, encoded by the coding sequence ATGGAATTTCAAGAAAAATATGATGTTATAGTGATTGGTGCAGGTCATGCCGGGGTAGAAGCAGCTCTAGCTTCAGCTCGCATGGGGACCAAAACACTTTTATTAACAATAAATCTCGACATGGTTGCTTTTATGCCTTGTAACCCTTCTATTGGTGGTTCTGCGAAAGGAATCGTGGTGAGGGAGATAGATGCCTTAGGCGGAGAAATGGGACGTAATATTGATAAAACTTACATCCAGATGAAAATGCTAAATACCGGTAAGGGGCCCGCAGTTCGTGCGCTCCGTGCCCAAGCAGACAAAGCCCTTTATTCTCAAGAAATGAAGCATACTATAGAAAACCAAGAAAACCTTACTTTGCGCCAAGCGATGGTTGAGGAGATTCTGGTGGAAGCTGAGAAAGTAACAGGAGTAAAGGTTACGACAGGAGCAAAATATGCCGCAGAAGCAGTAATCGTGACAACTGGTACCGCCTTGCGTGGGGAAATTATCATTGGGGAACTTAAATATTCTTCTGGACCAAACAACTCACTTGCCTCAGTTAGTTTAGCTGATAATTTACGTAACTTAGGATTTGAAATTGGTCGTTTCAAAACAGGAACACCTCCACGTGTGCTCTCTTCAAGCATTAACTATGATGCAACCGAGATACAACCTGGAGATGAGAAACCAAATCACTTTAGCTTCTTATCGAAAGATGAAGACTACCTTAAAGACCAAATCCCTTGTTGGTTAACTTATACAAGTAAAACCAGCCATGAAATTATTCAAGAGAATTTGCATCGAGCGCCAATGTTTTCTGGAATTGTAAAGGGAGTTGGACCTCGTTATTGTCCTTCTATAGAAGATAAAGTAGTAAGATTTGCTGACAAACCACGCCATCAACTTTTCTTAGAACCAGAAGGGCGTAATACAGAAGAAGTCTATATTCAAGGTTTATCAACGAGCTTGCCAGAAGATGTACAGTTTGATTTAGTTCGTTCTATTCCTGGACTTGAAGAAGCAAAAATGATGCGTACAGGTTATGCGATTGAATACGATGTAGTTCTTCCACACCAGCTTCGTCCAACATTAGAAACAAAACTAATTTCGGGATTGTTTACTGCTGGACAGACAAATGGGACTTCGGGTTATGAAGAAGCAGCAGGGCAAGGTTTAGTTGCGGGGATGAACGCGAGTCTTAAAGTTCAAGGCAAAGAAGAACTTATTCTTAAGCGCAGTGATGCCTATATTGGGGTAATGATTGACGACCTTGTAACAAAAGGAACACTTGAACCTTATCGTTTGTTGACTTCCCGTGCAGAATATCGCCTAATTTTACGACATGACAATGCAGATACGCGCTTAACAAATATCGGTCGTGAAATAGGCCTTGTTGATGATGAACGCTGGAATGCTTATCAAGAAAAAATGTCTTCTTATCAAGCAGAAATCACACGTCTTAACAAGGAAAAACTCAAACCTTTAGCTGAAACTCAAGAAAAACTAGGAATGATGGGATTTGGTCCAATTAAAGATGCATTGACCGGTGTCGAATTTTTAAAACGCCCAGAAGTTAAGTATGCGGACGTAATCAACTTTGTTGGTGCAGCACCCGTAGAGATAGATCGTACAGTAATTGAGCTTATTGAAACAGAAGTTACTTATGAAGGCTATATCAAAAAAGCGAAAGAGCAAGTAGAAAAAATGCACCGTTTAGAAGCGAAACGGATTCCTAAAAATATGAACTGGGACGCTCTTGACAGTATTGCTACGGAAGCACGCCAAAAATTCAAGAAGATTAATCCAGAAACTTTAGGCCAAGCCAGTCGTATTTCTGGTGTAAATCCTGCAGATATTTCTATTTTGATGGTTTATCTTGAAGGAAAAAGATAA
- a CDS encoding DUF1033 family protein produces MYRVITMSGYDEPWWFFEDWQKDIESVDEYEDFYQALKKYKSEWLKMAKSYKEFKSQDDMLAAFWRNGDEIWCEECAGYLQRYQSLMLLEDWHVLPAEKKRWAYGKSSGELPPKFCNKFWDKE; encoded by the coding sequence ATGTATAGAGTAATTACAATGTCAGGCTACGACGAACCATGGTGGTTTTTTGAAGATTGGCAAAAAGATATTGAATCAGTAGATGAATACGAAGACTTCTATCAAGCTTTGAAAAAATATAAGAGTGAATGGCTAAAAATGGCCAAAAGCTATAAAGAGTTTAAGAGCCAAGATGATATGCTCGCAGCATTCTGGAGAAACGGAGATGAAATCTGGTGTGAAGAGTGTGCAGGATATCTTCAGCGCTATCAAAGCTTGATGCTTTTAGAAGATTGGCATGTGCTTCCAGCCGAAAAAAAACGCTGGGCTTATGGCAAATCATCTGGAGAATTACCTCCTAAATTCTGTAACAAGTTTTGGGATAAAGAGTAA
- a CDS encoding Mini-ribonuclease 3 has protein sequence MNKKDAELLNGVALAYIGDAVYEVFVRDYLLSKGLTKPGELQRQATKYVSAKAQAALIRKMEEENFLTEEEMNYFKRGRNAHSKTTAKNTDVVTYRISTGFEAVVGFLHLTEKTERLNSFAEFCLKNADISAK, from the coding sequence GTGAATAAGAAAGATGCAGAATTACTGAATGGTGTTGCATTGGCTTATATTGGAGATGCAGTTTACGAGGTTTTTGTAAGAGATTATTTACTAAGTAAAGGCCTTACAAAGCCTGGAGAGCTACAACGTCAGGCCACCAAGTATGTATCAGCAAAAGCACAGGCTGCTTTGATTCGTAAGATGGAAGAAGAAAACTTTCTTACTGAAGAAGAGATGAACTATTTTAAGCGTGGGCGAAATGCTCACTCGAAGACTACCGCTAAAAATACAGATGTCGTAACTTATCGAATATCGACAGGTTTTGAGGCAGTTGTGGGCTTTTTACACTTGACTGAAAAGACAGAGCGTTTAAATAGTTTTGCGGAATTTTGTCTTAAAAATGCGGACATATCTGCAAAATAG
- the cysS gene encoding cysteine--tRNA ligase has translation MLHIYNTMTRKIEEFHPLEKNKIKMYVCGPTVYNYIHIGNARSVVAFDLVRRYMEYRGFEVNYVSNFTDVDDKIIKGAAQEHMTAQELSDKYISAFYQDIDALNVKRASANPRATEYIDKMIEFIQELIAKGFAYESEGDVYFRVSKSEGYAKLANKNLEELLEGASGRTDEETSRKESSADFALWKAAKDGEVSWKSPWGEGRPGWHIECSVMSSDLLGDTLDIHAGGADLEFPHHTNEIAQSEAKTGKKFVNYWMHNGFVNVSGEKMSKSLGNFKTVHEMLEVVNPTVLRFFLATTHYRRPVNFTDEAVQDAENNVKKIENAYRNLDVSDSSDLEVLGKYKADFEAAMDEDFNIANGLTVFYDFISWVNKGNGGPEVKAFFDDVLLILGVQFDSEVKQLDDDIEKLIEAREEARAARDFAQADKIRDDLKSQGIILEDTTQGVRWHRE, from the coding sequence ATGCTTCACATCTATAACACGATGACCAGAAAAATCGAGGAGTTTCATCCCCTCGAGAAAAATAAAATAAAAATGTATGTGTGTGGGCCGACAGTGTATAACTATATCCATATAGGAAATGCTCGATCTGTTGTTGCTTTTGACCTGGTGCGCAGATACATGGAATACCGTGGTTTTGAAGTAAACTATGTCTCTAACTTTACAGATGTTGATGATAAGATTATCAAGGGAGCTGCGCAAGAACACATGACAGCTCAAGAACTTTCAGACAAGTATATTTCCGCCTTTTACCAAGACATTGATGCACTGAATGTGAAGCGAGCCAGTGCGAATCCTCGTGCTACAGAGTATATTGACAAAATGATTGAGTTTATTCAAGAGTTAATAGCAAAAGGCTTTGCATACGAATCAGAAGGGGATGTTTATTTCCGTGTATCAAAATCAGAAGGATATGCAAAACTCGCTAACAAAAATTTAGAAGAGTTGCTAGAAGGCGCATCTGGTCGCACAGATGAGGAAACATCACGTAAAGAAAGTTCAGCTGATTTTGCCTTATGGAAAGCAGCAAAAGATGGTGAAGTTTCTTGGAAGAGCCCATGGGGCGAAGGACGTCCAGGCTGGCACATTGAATGCTCTGTAATGAGTAGCGATCTCTTGGGAGATACTCTGGATATCCATGCTGGTGGAGCAGACTTAGAATTTCCCCATCATACAAATGAAATAGCTCAATCGGAAGCAAAAACTGGGAAGAAATTCGTCAATTATTGGATGCATAACGGTTTTGTTAACGTGAGTGGTGAAAAAATGTCTAAGTCACTAGGAAATTTTAAAACTGTTCATGAAATGCTAGAAGTTGTGAATCCAACAGTACTTCGCTTTTTCTTGGCTACAACACATTATCGTCGTCCAGTTAATTTCACAGATGAAGCGGTTCAGGATGCGGAAAATAATGTGAAGAAGATTGAGAATGCTTATCGAAATCTTGATGTTTCTGATAGCAGTGACCTTGAAGTGCTTGGTAAATATAAAGCAGACTTTGAAGCAGCTATGGATGAAGATTTTAATATTGCAAATGGTCTGACGGTCTTTTATGATTTCATTAGCTGGGTGAACAAAGGCAATGGCGGTCCCGAAGTTAAAGCATTCTTTGACGATGTGCTTTTGATTTTAGGCGTCCAGTTTGACTCAGAAGTGAAGCAACTTGATGATGATATTGAAAAATTAATTGAAGCGAGAGAAGAAGCTCGTGCTGCGCGTGATTTTGCACAGGCTGATAAAATTCGTGATGATTTAAAGAGTCAAGGTATTATTTTAGAAGATACAACCCAAGGTGTGAGGTGGCACCGTGAATAA
- the cysE gene encoding serine O-acetyltransferase — translation MKNKKRGFWQEAIRVTKENDPAARTGLEVLLTYPGVKALAAHRFSHWLWKHNFKLWARMNSQFWRFWTQIEIHPGAKIAHGVFIDHGSGLVIGETAIVETNVKLYHGVTLGGTGKDKGKRHPTVRQGALISAHSQLLGPIEIGENAKVGAGAVVVSDVPSDVTVVGIPAKVVRVKGQKDSDKISTIEEKREASYHASHL, via the coding sequence ATGAAAAATAAAAAGAGAGGCTTTTGGCAGGAAGCCATCCGTGTCACAAAGGAAAATGACCCTGCTGCACGAACAGGGCTAGAAGTTCTCTTAACCTATCCAGGAGTAAAAGCACTGGCTGCGCATCGTTTCAGTCACTGGCTTTGGAAACATAACTTTAAACTTTGGGCCAGAATGAATTCACAATTTTGGCGATTTTGGACTCAGATAGAAATTCATCCGGGAGCAAAAATTGCTCATGGTGTCTTTATTGACCACGGCTCAGGCTTGGTCATCGGAGAAACAGCCATTGTGGAAACCAATGTGAAACTTTACCATGGAGTTACCTTAGGGGGAACAGGTAAAGATAAAGGAAAACGGCATCCTACGGTACGTCAAGGTGCTTTGATTTCAGCGCACTCACAACTACTGGGTCCGATCGAAATTGGTGAAAATGCCAAAGTAGGTGCGGGGGCAGTTGTTGTAAGCGATGTCCCCTCTGATGTTACTGTTGTTGGAATTCCAGCTAAGGTGGTACGGGTTAAGGGACAAAAAGATTCAGATAAAATTTCGACGATAGAAGAAAAAAGGGAGGCCAGCTATCATGCTTCACATCTATAA
- the pnp gene encoding polyribonucleotide nucleotidyltransferase: MTKKTFKMNFAGRSLVVETGQVAKQANGAVVVRYGDTTVLTAATMSKKKAAGDFFPLQVNYEEKMYAAGKFPGGFNKREARPSTYATLTARLIDRPIRPMFAEGFRNDVQVINTVLSYDENASGRMAAMFGSSLALAISDIPFDGPIAGVEVGYVDGEIVINPDVAQAEASDLELAVAGNIDAINMVESGAKELSEAIMLEALLAGHAAVKELIAFQNEIVAQVGKEKVEVELLRVDEELKAEIIAAYNKDLQAAVQVEEKLAREAATVAVKDRVKEEYEEKYADHEEFSRIMRDVSEILEGMEHTEVRRLITEDKVRPDGRKVDEIRPLAAEIDFTPNTITHGSALFTRGQTQALSTLTLAPMREAQTIDGLDLEYKKRFMHHYNFPQYSVGETGRYGAPGRREIGHGALGERALEQVMPSLEEFPYAIRLVAEVLESNGSSSQASICAGTLALMAGGVPIKAPVAGIAMGLISDGANYSILTDIQGLEDHFGDMDFKVAGTREGITALQMDIKISGITAEILAEALAQAKRARLEILDVIEATIAEPRATLAPSAPKIDTIKIDTDKIKIVIGKGGETIDKIIEETGVKIDIDEDGLCSIFSSDQAAIDHAKEIIAELVREAKVGDVYEAKVVRIEKFGAFVHLFGRTDAMVHISEMAWQRTNRVEDVVKLGDTVKVKITKIDDKGRVDASMRALVEKPKDYVEPEHKPRERRNGNAGNGRRPYDKGKDGKTKEHPFERRERKAPGVDEEFPELSTTRPE; the protein is encoded by the coding sequence ATGACAAAAAAAACTTTCAAAATGAATTTTGCAGGACGTAGCCTTGTGGTTGAAACAGGTCAAGTTGCCAAACAAGCTAATGGAGCTGTTGTCGTTCGTTATGGTGATACAACGGTACTTACTGCAGCAACCATGTCAAAGAAAAAGGCAGCAGGAGATTTTTTCCCACTGCAAGTCAACTATGAAGAAAAAATGTATGCCGCAGGTAAGTTCCCGGGTGGTTTTAACAAACGTGAAGCACGCCCCTCGACTTATGCTACATTAACTGCACGCTTAATTGACCGCCCTATTCGCCCAATGTTTGCCGAAGGATTCCGCAATGATGTTCAGGTTATTAATACTGTTCTTTCCTACGATGAAAATGCGAGTGGGCGTATGGCGGCGATGTTTGGTAGTTCACTAGCCCTTGCTATTTCTGATATACCCTTTGATGGTCCTATAGCAGGTGTTGAAGTAGGCTATGTGGATGGCGAAATCGTGATTAATCCAGATGTAGCCCAAGCAGAGGCCTCTGACTTAGAACTTGCAGTAGCAGGTAATATTGATGCCATTAACATGGTAGAGTCTGGTGCCAAAGAATTGTCAGAAGCGATCATGCTGGAGGCACTGCTTGCAGGGCATGCAGCAGTCAAAGAGTTGATTGCGTTCCAAAATGAAATCGTAGCGCAAGTAGGCAAAGAGAAAGTAGAAGTGGAGCTTCTTCGAGTGGATGAAGAGCTTAAAGCCGAAATCATTGCTGCCTATAATAAAGACTTGCAAGCAGCTGTACAAGTGGAAGAAAAACTTGCTCGTGAAGCTGCAACAGTAGCAGTGAAAGATCGCGTCAAGGAAGAATATGAAGAGAAGTACGCTGATCATGAAGAATTTTCACGCATTATGCGTGACGTATCCGAAATTCTTGAGGGTATGGAACATACAGAAGTCCGTCGCTTGATTACAGAAGATAAAGTCCGTCCTGATGGTCGTAAAGTAGATGAGATTCGTCCTTTAGCAGCAGAGATTGATTTCACGCCTAATACTATTACCCATGGTTCTGCTCTCTTTACTCGGGGGCAGACTCAAGCTTTGTCAACTTTGACTTTGGCTCCGATGAGAGAAGCTCAAACTATAGACGGTTTAGATTTGGAATATAAAAAACGCTTCATGCATCATTATAACTTCCCGCAGTATTCAGTAGGAGAAACGGGCCGCTATGGAGCGCCTGGCCGTCGTGAAATTGGGCATGGTGCTTTAGGGGAGCGGGCTTTGGAGCAAGTAATGCCCTCTTTGGAGGAATTTCCTTATGCGATTCGTTTAGTTGCAGAAGTTTTGGAATCAAACGGTTCCTCATCACAAGCTTCAATTTGTGCGGGTACTTTAGCCTTAATGGCTGGAGGTGTACCTATCAAAGCTCCTGTAGCCGGCATCGCGATGGGACTCATTTCAGATGGTGCAAATTATTCTATTTTGACAGATATTCAAGGACTTGAAGACCATTTTGGTGATATGGACTTCAAGGTTGCTGGAACACGAGAAGGCATTACAGCCCTACAAATGGATATTAAAATTTCAGGAATCACAGCAGAGATTTTGGCAGAGGCGCTCGCTCAAGCTAAACGTGCACGTTTGGAAATTTTAGATGTGATTGAAGCGACAATTGCGGAACCACGTGCTACACTTGCACCTTCTGCTCCTAAAATTGATACGATTAAGATTGATACAGACAAGATTAAGATTGTTATCGGTAAAGGTGGCGAAACGATAGATAAGATTATCGAAGAAACCGGGGTGAAAATTGATATTGATGAAGACGGCCTTTGTTCTATCTTTTCATCTGATCAAGCTGCCATTGATCATGCCAAGGAAATTATTGCAGAGCTTGTACGTGAAGCTAAGGTAGGTGATGTTTACGAGGCCAAAGTTGTTCGCATTGAAAAATTTGGAGCTTTCGTACATCTTTTCGGACGTACGGATGCGATGGTACATATTTCAGAAATGGCATGGCAGCGTACAAATAGAGTTGAAGATGTTGTGAAACTTGGAGATACAGTCAAAGTCAAAATTACAAAAATTGATGATAAAGGACGTGTCGACGCTTCTATGCGTGCATTGGTCGAAAAACCAAAAGACTATGTCGAACCAGAGCATAAACCACGTGAACGTCGTAATGGGAATGCGGGTAACGGCCGTCGTCCTTACGATAAAGGAAAAGACGGCAAAACAAAAGAGCATCCGTTTGAACGTCGTGAACGTAAAGCTCCCGGTGTAGATGAAGAATTTCCAGAGTTGTCAACGACAAGACCTGAATAA
- a CDS encoding lipopolysaccharide biosynthesis protein, translating into MRVVNSLRNSSFTIIQKIIGMILGFVTRTAFIYTLGISYQGLNGLFTSILSMLSIAELGIGSAIVFNMYRYIAENDTETMKSLMHFYRTAYRIVAVIVTVLGLLLLPFLNFFSSYQGINDNVFIIYLLFLANSVAGYLFSYKRSILYADQKNYIVNIFDTLYTLVVNIAYIIVLFVFKSFILYLISALVLSIVENILIQAFADKRYPWLKEKNIRKLEPEILHRFKKQIYGMFYHNIGTFVVMGSDSLVITKFLGLTTMGLYSNYSLITGNLSGLLMAALGGLTASIGNLLTEKDTKKSFEVYKNLSFATFWIFTAVSAALLLVMQPFIIVWLGEKFILSFPILVMIVLNFYILGMRKPIRLFQDASGIFYENRHIPVIGAVLNLGLSLLFVTFMGLTGVLLGTFLSTLILYGYSFPKYIYSPLFDRPISDYIIEQIKYLAVFGLILVLSSLSILLLTLFTNHWLVFFLSLIVALLLPNGLLLLIYHRKPEFQYFKSLMLRLIKHN; encoded by the coding sequence ATGCGAGTCGTTAACTCATTACGAAATTCATCTTTTACTATTATTCAAAAAATAATTGGCATGATTCTCGGTTTTGTAACCCGGACAGCCTTTATCTATACGCTAGGTATCAGTTACCAAGGACTAAATGGATTGTTTACTAGTATTCTTTCTATGCTCTCCATTGCGGAATTAGGTATTGGTAGTGCTATTGTGTTTAATATGTATCGCTATATTGCTGAAAATGATACAGAGACTATGAAGTCTCTCATGCATTTTTATCGGACAGCCTACCGTATCGTTGCCGTTATTGTAACTGTTCTGGGTCTCTTATTGTTACCTTTCTTGAACTTTTTTAGTTCTTATCAAGGTATCAACGATAATGTCTTCATTATTTATTTGCTCTTTTTAGCTAATAGTGTAGCTGGGTATCTTTTTAGTTACAAGCGCAGTATTTTGTATGCTGACCAAAAGAATTATATTGTGAACATTTTTGACACACTTTACACTCTCGTTGTCAATATTGCTTATATCATTGTCCTTTTTGTTTTCAAAAGCTTTATCCTTTATCTTATCTCAGCTTTAGTCCTCTCAATCGTTGAAAATATTTTAATTCAAGCTTTTGCTGACAAACGCTATCCCTGGTTAAAAGAAAAAAATATCCGCAAGCTGGAACCGGAAATCTTACATCGATTCAAAAAGCAAATTTATGGTATGTTTTATCATAATATTGGTACCTTCGTTGTCATGGGTTCAGATAGCTTAGTCATTACAAAGTTTCTAGGTTTAACAACGATGGGGTTATACTCTAACTATAGCTTAATCACTGGTAACCTTTCCGGGCTTTTAATGGCAGCACTCGGTGGTTTAACCGCCAGCATCGGAAATCTCCTGACTGAAAAAGATACAAAAAAATCCTTTGAGGTTTATAAAAATTTAAGTTTTGCTACTTTCTGGATTTTTACAGCTGTATCTGCTGCACTCCTCCTTGTTATGCAGCCCTTCATCATTGTCTGGCTCGGGGAAAAATTCATATTAAGCTTTCCGATTTTAGTGATGATTGTCCTTAATTTTTATATCTTAGGAATGCGCAAACCAATTCGTCTTTTCCAAGATGCGTCAGGTATTTTCTACGAAAATCGACATATCCCAGTTATCGGTGCTGTCCTTAATCTAGGCCTTTCACTCCTCTTTGTAACTTTTATGGGACTGACAGGTGTGCTTCTTGGAACCTTTTTAAGTACTCTTATCTTATATGGTTATAGTTTCCCTAAATATATCTATTCTCCGCTTTTTGATCGTCCTATTTCTGATTATATTATTGAACAGATAAAATATCTTGCTGTTTTTGGTTTAATCTTGGTTTTGAGTAGCTTATCTATTCTATTATTAACTCTTTTTACAAATCATTGGTTAGTTTTCTTCCTTAGCTTGATTGTAGCACTCCTCTTACCTAATGGTTTACTTCTACTTATCTATCATCGTAAACCTGAATTTCAATATTTTAAGAGTCTCATGCTCCGCTTGATTAAACATAATTAA
- a CDS encoding glycosyl transferase, whose translation MYDHYLEKYIARHLDHQDDEYYKFGYRAFGPYLFGLSTWLYQDLRKNNLNRILFLARDGYMVKKAFDLLFSGNDKYQEKIKSSYIYASRRSFAVPTLVNCQSPKELFEKYPYLKTSFGKALKKLGLTNKDLDGLPEPLLNIVFNDSEELLKHQEARGVLEALFPKIVQNSRQEATLLQAYFKQEAIQGDVALFDIGWHGTLQKALFELKAELSIKSVTGYYTGILPKKSESGLTQSKGYLFDTHHGQAYYKFMGLSFPIFERLFQPQEGSCIGFKKKEDRIVPLLEEFLHDVGSPDQRNLLAIQAGALAFVENFASDLPEDSPYWDKKDAIFWFSGFEAVIKTPTQAEAKALGSLTLENEGEIYSLAAPKNAFAYLFRPKDLMRDFNKSWKVAFLKRLVKLPLPYYELLKKYYKLDV comes from the coding sequence GTGTACGATCATTATTTAGAAAAATATATTGCTCGACATTTAGATCATCAGGATGATGAATACTACAAATTTGGCTATCGCGCTTTTGGTCCATATCTTTTTGGGCTAAGCACTTGGCTTTACCAAGATCTTAGAAAAAATAATTTGAACAGAATTTTATTTTTAGCACGAGATGGCTACATGGTCAAGAAAGCATTTGACCTCCTGTTTTCAGGTAATGACAAATATCAAGAAAAAATAAAGAGTAGTTACATCTATGCTTCGCGTCGGAGCTTTGCTGTGCCAACTTTGGTAAATTGCCAAAGTCCTAAGGAACTTTTTGAAAAATATCCTTACCTCAAAACCAGCTTTGGGAAAGCTTTAAAGAAATTAGGCTTAACAAATAAAGATTTGGACGGTTTACCAGAACCCTTACTCAATATAGTATTTAATGATTCAGAAGAGCTTTTAAAACATCAAGAGGCGCGTGGTGTATTAGAAGCACTATTTCCAAAAATTGTTCAAAATAGCCGACAAGAAGCTACGCTTTTACAGGCTTATTTTAAGCAAGAAGCCATCCAAGGAGATGTCGCTCTTTTTGACATCGGGTGGCATGGCACTTTACAAAAAGCCCTTTTTGAATTAAAAGCTGAACTCAGTATAAAGAGTGTGACAGGCTATTATACAGGCATACTCCCCAAAAAATCGGAGAGTGGCTTAACTCAAAGCAAGGGCTATTTGTTCGATACCCATCATGGTCAGGCTTACTATAAATTTATGGGCTTGAGCTTTCCGATCTTTGAGCGGCTTTTTCAGCCTCAGGAAGGATCTTGTATTGGATTCAAAAAGAAAGAAGACCGTATAGTACCTCTGCTGGAAGAATTTTTACATGATGTGGGAAGTCCCGATCAGCGGAATCTTTTGGCTATCCAAGCTGGTGCTTTAGCATTTGTCGAAAATTTTGCGTCAGATTTGCCAGAGGATAGCCCTTATTGGGACAAGAAAGATGCAATCTTTTGGTTTAGTGGTTTTGAGGCAGTCATTAAGACCCCTACTCAAGCGGAAGCTAAAGCACTAGGAAGCTTAACGTTGGAGAATGAAGGAGAGATATATTCTTTGGCCGCGCCGAAAAATGCTTTTGCTTATCTCTTTAGACCCAAGGACTTGATGAGAGATTTTAATAAGAGTTGGAAAGTAGCCTTTTTAAAAAGACTTGTGAAGCTGCCACTCCCATATTATGAACTTTTGAAAAAGTACTACAAATTAGATGTCTGA
- a CDS encoding glycosyltransferase — MTTTAVLVATYNGEKLLKKQLDTIREQELKPDFVLFRDDRSTDNTVSFLKSYIEQYALENWIIKINEKNIGWRLNFRQLLVDTLDYDIDIAFFSDQDNIWHLDKNKHQVQVMEAHPEMELLSADIQVEKISEEVADLPRWFKYFEFNKEQAFSKYPPRFGYSSYRVGWVVAMRRSFIADIVKYWKPEYNITHDVLVAALSSLTETGYNLNEIVGTHLLHDRNATGDKLLTLSSPKQVHVEELYKFVGFYDVMYQVLQMRGSQYAPQVKAYYDFYVKRHAMARDNKFWGVFTQIFSDWKFYGGMSGRLRDVIFAFKK; from the coding sequence ATGACCACAACTGCTGTACTTGTTGCCACTTATAATGGCGAAAAATTATTAAAAAAACAACTGGATACAATTCGGGAGCAAGAACTGAAACCAGACTTTGTACTTTTCCGAGATGATCGCTCTACCGATAATACAGTGAGCTTTTTGAAGTCTTATATTGAACAATATGCTCTAGAAAATTGGATAATCAAGATAAACGAGAAAAACATAGGTTGGCGTTTAAATTTTCGACAACTTTTAGTGGATACTCTTGATTATGATATCGATATTGCTTTCTTTTCCGATCAAGACAATATTTGGCATTTAGACAAGAATAAGCATCAAGTACAGGTTATGGAAGCACATCCTGAGATGGAGTTGCTTTCTGCAGATATCCAAGTTGAAAAAATTTCAGAAGAAGTTGCAGATTTACCACGTTGGTTTAAGTATTTTGAGTTTAATAAGGAACAAGCATTTTCAAAATATCCACCCCGTTTTGGTTATTCTTCTTATCGTGTAGGATGGGTCGTAGCTATGCGTCGTTCGTTTATTGCTGATATCGTCAAATATTGGAAGCCAGAATATAATATTACCCATGATGTACTGGTTGCGGCGCTTTCTAGTTTAACAGAGACAGGCTATAACCTCAACGAAATAGTGGGGACACATCTACTTCATGATCGCAATGCCACCGGTGATAAACTATTGACTTTAAGCTCACCAAAGCAGGTTCATGTGGAAGAGCTTTATAAGTTCGTTGGATTTTATGATGTCATGTATCAAGTTTTACAAATGCGTGGATCGCAGTATGCACCTCAAGTAAAAGCATATTATGACTTTTATGTAAAACGTCATGCCATGGCACGTGATAATAAGTTTTGGGGTGTGTTCACCCAGATATTTAGCGACTGGAAGTTTTATGGAGGAATGAGTGGTCGTTTACGTGATGTCATATTTGCTTTTAAAAAGTAG